From the Escherichia marmotae genome, one window contains:
- a CDS encoding IS1 family transposase (programmed frameshift) yields MVTVNLHCPRCQSVQVYRHGKNPKGHDRFRCRDCHRVFQLTYRYEARKPGVKDQITEMAFNGAGVRDTARTLKIGINTVIRTFKKLSPRRITSSPVAHADMALICELDEQWSFVGSKARQYWLWYAYNTKTGGVLAYTFGPRTDETCRELLALLAPFTIGMLTTDEWGSYTRELPKEKHLTGKIFTQRIERNNLTLRTRIKRLARRTICFSRSVELHEKVIGAFIEKYMFY; encoded by the exons ATGGTCACAGTTAACCTTCATTGCCCCCGTTGCCAGTCCGTTCAGGTTTACCGTCACGGGAAGAACCCAAAAGGACATGATCGATTTCGCTGCCGTGACTGTCATCGAGTGTTTCAGCTCACTTACCGTTACGAGGCCCGTAAACCGGGAGTTAAAGACCAAATCACTGAAATGGCTTTCAACGGTGCCGGAGTTCGCGATACTGCCCGTACGCTGAAAATCGGCATTAATACAGTCATCCGGACTT TTAAAAAACTCTCGCCACGAAGAATAACGTCATCCCCGGTCGCTCATGCTGATATGGCACTCATCTGCGAACTTGATGAGCAATGGAGTTTTGTCGGCAGTAAAGCGCGACAGTACTGGCTCTGGTACGCGTACAACACGAAAACTGGTGGCGTTCTGGCCTACACTTTTGGCCCCCGGACTGATGAAACCTGTCGTGAATTGCTGGCGCTGCTTGCCCCTTTTACCATCGGTATGTTGACCACTGACGAATGGGGTAGTTATACCAGAGAGTTACCGAAGGAGAAGCATCTGACTGGTAAGATTTTTACTCAGCGCATTGAGCGCAACAATCTGACCCTGAGAACCCGAATCAAACGTCTGGCCCGCAGAACTATCTGTTTCTCGCGCTCTGTAGAACTTCATGAAAAAGTCATCGGTGCCTTTATCGAAAAATATATGTTCTACTAA
- a CDS encoding YopJ/AvrA family T3SS effector serine/threonine acetyltransferase, whose product MIKSTSQLKTFGCASKIETTSLISNEELNNIITQLETDIADGSWHHKDYSSVDKKIMPALIIQANNKYPEMNLKFLSSPQDFEMEIKKVYHGNRSFRFIINMGEDGIHFSVIDCKYINGKTSLILFEPANFNSMGPAMLALRVKMVVQRSQLPDCYLSMVELDIQRSSSECGIFCLALAKKLYIERDIVLKMHEDNIKGTLNDSEVPLPHDKLDLYLPVTFYKHTQSKRRLNKYLNSNPHEADKIINKKNETILNRIDNYKSVIDGKEFSVSVHKKRITEYKTLLDL is encoded by the coding sequence ATGATTAAATCAACATCACAACTAAAAACTTTCGGTTGCGCATCAAAAATAGAAACTACTTCTTTAATCAGTAATGAAGAACTCAATAATATTATAACGCAGTTGGAAACGGATATAGCAGATGGTTCGTGGCATCATAAAGATTATTCAAGTGTGGATAAAAAAATCATGCCTGCATTGATAATCCAAGCTAACAATAAATATCCAGAGATGAATCTTAAATTTTTGTCATCTCCACAGGACTTCGAGATGGAAATAAAAAAAGTATACCATGGAAATAGATCTTTCCGATTCATAATTAACATGGGAGAAGATGGAATACATTTTAGTGTGATTGACTGTAAATATATAAATGGAAAAACATCTCTGATACTGTTTGAGCCAGCAAACTTTAACAGTATGGGACCAGCAATGCTGGCATTAAGAGTAAAAATGGTCGTTCAACGTTCTCAATTACCTGATTGCTATTTATCCATGGTGGAATTGGATATTCAACGAAGTTCATCTGAATGCGGTATTTTTTGTCTTGCATTAGCAAAGAAACTTTACATCGAGAGAGATATTGTATTGAAAATGCATGAAGATAATATCAAAGGTACATTAAATGATAGTGAAGTACCTTTACCACATGACAAGTTGGATTTGTATCTCCCGGTAACTTTTTATAAGCATACTCAGAGTAAAAGACGCCTTAATAAATATTTAAATTCTAATCCACACGAAGCCGATAAAATTATAAACAAAAAAAATGAAACCATCCTTAACAGAATTGATAATTATAAATCCGTCATAGACGGAAAGGAGTTCTCTGTTTCAGTGCATAAAAAGAGAATAACTGAATATAAAACACTTCTTGATCTATAG
- a CDS encoding IS1 family transposase, with the protein MARVNIHCPRCQSAQTEPDRMRSVPGRDSSPCLSTLIHL; encoded by the coding sequence ATGGCCCGCGTTAATATTCATTGTCCCCGCTGTCAGTCTGCTCAGACGGAACCCGACAGGATGCGATCAGTTCCTGGTCGTGATAGTTCCCCGTGTCTTTCAACTCTCATACACCTGTAA
- a CDS encoding DUF3491 domain-containing protein, with protein sequence MRLPEKNPFSPINNSPTAQEIQKETKDTTPPQQNSRHIKPIKTVSEAQLRFFDKIVLKENSVEDVVTIGKLIQKEIQQQEHRTYSPSYHSGNWKSSLLHNFLLSLSNLYNGRQPIEDDLSSDIGDIKSTNIFRSKTSVKTSSFRHTPVAAIKYFEQVITSTNNMDTNTPLEINKTVSKNLLKERKNTSKNDSSLSHSYGKTKRKKRSPIVEKNTQQMLTPETFDQKLQLSDEQKNSHKTEIIGIKKAITGYNQLKEKNSREGLNFLQAQADLLTSLKEKISTSETASKNIEALIADIKKEYYSHTVDIEKNIHAIWVAGSPPESITDYIKAFLKTYDDFNYYLWVDENAFGAAKFTSILKQIAFDLACKDIQQNTQKKNIDFINKYNEIREKYNNSPSGQQEYLNQLREIYDDYQKIATPLKHWFNALFLKNMIKLQDDFFNHCIVKGVTEINDESRINYLQNVIKLSEDDINSFYKTINSNKETVTKIIHNLQREFGENRISIKDVNTLTSLSKAENNHNYQTEMLLRWNYPAASDLLRMYILKEHGGIYTDTDMMPAYSKQVIFKIMMETKGDNRFLEDLKLRRAISDGVLKHVNKQSLDDVNYDGIVDADKKVISNILASISKLPEDNIFTKIDTTIPRDTMPILRRYHLWPNGWNIRGLNGFMLSHKGSEVVEAVIAGQNQAYRELRRIRDNVLSELYFKQTDDISSLPYTDKVGGILVKKYLSGSLFSNFRQDTIIPEALSTLQISGPDLIQRKMLQFFRGRGVLGEDFINEKKLGDKAYIGVYKTTGTGKYDWLNPVSVGVNDVTPADESTWCIGKSRCVDDFLYKDVSKIKTENLPELFLTQIDTDKFISQWATKTKKDFKKEIQSLTERYNDLIEASGIDFKTLFETDQMIYMLMLEINDDIAKRSLFSLQVQIAEKIRRMNNPVENKINLYPDLYKNIDNDLRLSIKSFLASNPHTHINIFYSDKAEHNLFIKELFSLAIMERELRNILNDMSKHKTPENWEGRVMLERYLELTMKDHLGLLSSQEANALLETSSFIYENNELNEKVESVKNKINSNELYFDIIKEDYNIWQDLSTSSNKAELIKTLKKISGNTESKIQYDIFLDKFERRYIDSIHGKLRKIIKEFNGNPRIAIQNIDKVLFSGQVLDRLHSEGYVFSDLNTLSRYTMTGLGITGVHTSENVLPGPSSALINILKEHYGTDDISDKLSLVYNYILDKKKPELIPVELTNKLSQLSLNELLTPVAGQSVNLLGMGYSSNNGKITEQVMLSAADGFENPVSDFMNAYLEDLYKIHVSMREKTLNEQNLRQLMENSVSSCFLSEQNINKLLNEAKKRPYQSLTEIHQHLSGLQTFADAALPLLSAALPGTSKLLRREQDYGRPPVIAIQDSTFVVPYNFKGIGFNENLISSAPVVTSLHFIAEHAKYTLLSWPEFYRHHAQRWFEMAKGYGSQNIDFHPQSLLISPEGRCMGIALLYLHTENTDHYGILQENLMTVSALHQTYNRDKLPLTKDDNTLLTRTQRLIEMLQYQGNRHITDESLLQKTAWKPQNLSRLFLEKGVKRALITTPTHTLVLQQLEDIFRITDPNFGHADFRSLLDALKFIEASIQLTPTLQEHYGLLNKKISENIQVHYADSDMIWNKLLPVNDAGLSTRPQRTTADRLAALAEPVAVAGISLPVKTLYDIGATLDGRRITALPAPEHIPSLRLNGDVLHDYLSRTVLTPEQADNIRKILQTQGLYSGTRPIDPDMINGTPDDMVSSLVRLQRQATRIKQQLAGVLDTLQQRFRRITPSSGRPLSVEQIELTDIGSGRFSLQVSDGEKQHTVSVEAPEVVSRFQKLSSMLSALPASGVMDFDLGMSVVGIVQYARMLQQGQESSILAHVNLAMDAKQLAEATLGSMIQIAGNKFLNTEGIQGFRLESAVAEGLRSAATRTGGTMGKALSASARVLELPVLETALGTWNLYNSVTQLRQATRHSDIMAARVQVAFDSISLGLTVASAVFPPLIIAAGPVAAIGMGAPAIARNVALKEERYEQWLKYKKFLTDGSKHIVVASPERGVLDFSGNQVLGKMELDLRQSPPVLRGERSFNADRKIGHRPDLGDWQIREKVGYAYSISPYHALAHGYANSKWPRTLPEIPAGEYDTIILGYGHQYKASTEIEYLSNKVVWREAVADSNSRDWRPPLEVLNSQCSVTAGERKTTILPLRVLSDLTPERTAQAISLKDYRFILKGGTGGLTVQVGGAGYYDIDAMPAAKENTLSFRGLPEAFPLTFDLSKQTQSVMLKTTDGDVPVMTITQKGINTLVGTTAGENWLTGNDKDNTFHTSSGGGTVISGGGNNRYIVPRDLKKPLTLMLSGNSVSHEILLPETALTELKPTVLDLSLIYWTGNNIKVQPEEEAQLNRFAGNFRGHTRDGITLEAVSREKGLQLAVSLCDVQRWQAVYPEENNRPDAILDRLHDMGWSLAPRVRFRGGETSASYDPLTRQIVYQLQERYSEFRLTGSRHYSTALTGTPGSRYIIMEPDTAQLSPVHVILAGDSEHPETIDLLEADPVLVEGKKDKNSVILSIASVTYSLQLTISGIEGSLPGTTRVAIQPQDTRSLSDVLRLLPDNGNWVALFRSGYTPVINRLENLMTQNQVMMFLPRISGSAEQVLCLENLSGVRKKVEGELLSGKLKGAWKAEGVPPVPVHISELNIPPHSRLYLVFEGTENVLLRGKVHAAPLKIKSAGEMRLSEGQWQPQEHIIVNPDNDAPSLILEGFRRFSLVPDAIFSLKLMCHQGMVRIDRRTLSVRLFYLREQSGIGSLRLTFRNFFTEVMDTTDREILEKELRPILIGDTHRFINPAYKNHLNIRLGEGVLNLAEIVAEYARIQKEETSKISYTYKGAMQRSPEGLSLVENAVMTTRLTTDSGKKFPSFHAWFIEGLSERYESLPAARKAESVYYLTAEGDLQITSQVAEKRVNQAMIVSLSNYRQQWEKYPLSILSEIPGANNTVLHSVLRVNGPTIQERMIDYRGKEDNNPTVSFSDMMVIEGEQMLHHDSRTSRQFHSREDAMLWELQQRVSGAPRARAQDHWLMDAAARNGEWKITPEILRHTPGYHRSTVSKWPRGWLKTGTILQTPEDKHTNVYLTTTQNNVFGRQGTGYQVYYRIDGMPGADIADNAPGETRCTLRPGTCFEVTGVDERHYERNIIYVTLKPCDRSRNGEGKTPAGDSLFN encoded by the coding sequence ATGAGATTACCAGAAAAAAATCCTTTTTCCCCAATAAATAATTCCCCCACAGCGCAAGAAATACAAAAAGAAACGAAAGACACAACACCTCCACAACAAAACTCTCGTCACATTAAACCAATCAAAACAGTATCAGAAGCGCAGTTGCGCTTCTTTGACAAAATAGTTTTGAAAGAAAACTCTGTGGAAGATGTTGTTACTATTGGAAAACTGATCCAGAAAGAAATTCAGCAACAAGAGCACAGAACATACTCACCATCCTATCATTCAGGCAACTGGAAATCATCGTTGTTGCACAACTTCCTACTTAGTCTTTCGAATCTTTATAATGGCCGACAGCCGATAGAGGATGATCTCTCCTCAGATATAGGCGACATAAAAAGCACAAACATATTTAGAAGTAAAACCTCAGTAAAAACAAGCAGTTTCAGACACACCCCTGTTGCAGCAATCAAATATTTTGAACAGGTAATAACATCAACTAATAATATGGATACAAATACCCCCCTGGAAATAAACAAAACAGTCAGTAAAAATCTACTGAAAGAAAGAAAAAATACATCAAAAAACGACAGTTCGCTTTCCCATTCATATGGTAAAACGAAAAGAAAAAAACGCTCTCCTATAGTTGAGAAAAATACTCAACAAATGCTAACACCAGAAACTTTTGACCAGAAGCTTCAACTTAGCGACGAACAGAAAAACAGCCATAAAACAGAAATCATAGGAATAAAGAAAGCCATTACGGGCTACAATCAATTAAAGGAAAAAAATAGTCGTGAAGGTTTAAATTTTCTACAGGCGCAAGCTGACTTATTAACAAGTCTCAAGGAGAAAATTTCCACATCAGAAACTGCCTCTAAAAATATAGAGGCATTGATAGCAGATATAAAAAAAGAATACTATTCACATACCGTAGATATTGAGAAAAACATTCATGCTATATGGGTAGCAGGTTCCCCACCTGAAAGTATAACTGACTATATCAAAGCTTTTCTGAAAACCTATGATGACTTTAATTACTATCTTTGGGTTGATGAAAATGCTTTTGGTGCGGCAAAATTCACCAGCATTTTAAAACAAATAGCTTTTGATTTAGCATGTAAAGATATTCAACAGAACACTCAGAAAAAAAACATAGATTTTATTAATAAATACAATGAAATAAGAGAAAAATACAACAATAGCCCATCAGGGCAACAGGAGTATTTGAATCAACTTAGAGAAATTTATGATGATTATCAAAAAATAGCCACTCCACTGAAGCACTGGTTTAACGCACTTTTTTTAAAAAACATGATCAAACTCCAGGATGATTTCTTCAACCACTGTATTGTGAAAGGAGTTACAGAAATCAATGATGAATCACGAATAAATTATCTCCAGAATGTAATTAAGTTATCTGAAGATGATATTAATAGCTTTTACAAAACTATTAATAGCAATAAAGAAACAGTAACAAAAATCATTCATAACTTACAGCGTGAGTTTGGTGAAAATCGCATTTCGATTAAAGACGTTAATACGTTAACTTCTTTATCAAAGGCAGAAAATAATCATAACTATCAAACGGAAATGCTTCTTCGCTGGAACTATCCTGCCGCCTCAGACCTGCTCAGAATGTATATTCTTAAAGAGCATGGTGGCATCTATACTGATACTGATATGATGCCGGCATATTCTAAACAAGTGATTTTTAAAATCATGATGGAAACAAAAGGAGATAATCGTTTCCTGGAAGACTTAAAGCTACGCCGTGCAATATCTGATGGTGTGTTAAAGCATGTTAATAAGCAAAGTCTGGATGATGTCAACTATGATGGAATCGTTGATGCAGATAAAAAAGTTATTAGCAATATATTAGCGTCAATATCTAAACTACCTGAAGATAATATTTTCACTAAGATCGACACAACTATCCCACGCGATACAATGCCCATTCTTCGTCGCTACCATCTATGGCCCAACGGATGGAATATTCGTGGACTCAATGGGTTTATGCTATCACATAAAGGTAGTGAAGTTGTTGAGGCTGTTATCGCTGGCCAGAATCAGGCTTATAGAGAACTAAGAAGGATAAGAGATAATGTTCTGAGTGAACTATACTTCAAACAGACTGATGACATATCTTCACTCCCATATACAGACAAAGTGGGAGGGATACTGGTAAAAAAATACCTTTCCGGTAGTCTTTTTTCCAATTTCAGACAAGATACTATTATTCCGGAAGCGCTGAGTACCCTTCAGATATCCGGTCCGGATTTGATTCAAAGAAAAATGCTGCAATTTTTCCGTGGCAGAGGTGTGTTAGGAGAAGACTTCATCAATGAAAAAAAATTAGGTGATAAAGCTTATATTGGCGTATACAAAACAACAGGTACAGGAAAATATGACTGGTTAAATCCTGTGTCTGTCGGTGTTAATGATGTCACTCCTGCGGATGAAAGCACCTGGTGCATAGGAAAAAGCAGGTGTGTCGATGACTTCCTGTACAAAGATGTTTCAAAAATAAAAACAGAAAATCTTCCTGAACTGTTTTTAACCCAAATAGATACTGATAAATTTATCTCACAATGGGCCACTAAGACTAAGAAAGACTTTAAAAAAGAAATACAAAGTCTTACTGAGCGCTATAATGATTTAATTGAGGCATCTGGCATCGACTTTAAAACTCTTTTTGAAACAGACCAAATGATCTATATGCTCATGCTAGAAATAAATGATGACATAGCAAAAAGGTCTTTGTTTTCACTTCAGGTACAGATTGCCGAAAAAATTCGGAGGATGAACAACCCTGTAGAAAACAAAATAAATCTTTATCCTGATTTATATAAAAATATTGATAACGACCTTAGATTATCTATAAAATCATTCCTTGCAAGCAACCCTCACACTCATATAAACATTTTTTATAGTGACAAAGCAGAGCATAATCTTTTCATAAAAGAATTATTCTCCCTCGCCATTATGGAAAGGGAATTAAGAAATATTCTTAATGATATGAGTAAACATAAGACACCTGAAAACTGGGAAGGGAGGGTAATGCTAGAACGATATCTTGAGTTAACAATGAAAGATCATCTTGGCCTACTATCATCTCAGGAAGCTAATGCTCTTCTTGAAACATCCAGCTTCATTTATGAAAATAATGAGTTGAATGAGAAAGTAGAGTCAGTTAAAAATAAAATAAATTCAAATGAACTCTATTTTGATATAATAAAAGAAGATTATAATATATGGCAGGATCTTTCCACAAGTTCAAATAAAGCCGAACTTATTAAAACATTAAAAAAAATATCAGGTAATACTGAGAGCAAAATTCAGTATGATATCTTTCTTGATAAATTTGAAAGAAGGTATATAGATAGTATTCATGGAAAATTACGGAAAATTATCAAGGAGTTCAATGGCAATCCCCGTATAGCTATCCAGAACATTGATAAAGTACTCTTCAGTGGACAGGTACTTGATCGTCTGCATAGTGAAGGATATGTATTTTCTGATTTAAACACCTTATCTCGTTACACTATGACCGGACTAGGAATTACAGGTGTGCATACCTCTGAGAATGTGCTACCAGGGCCCTCCTCTGCCTTAATTAATATATTAAAAGAACATTATGGCACAGATGATATTAGTGATAAGTTGTCACTGGTGTATAATTATATTTTGGATAAAAAAAAACCAGAATTAATCCCTGTTGAACTTACAAACAAACTATCACAATTATCTCTAAATGAATTGTTGACCCCTGTAGCCGGTCAAAGTGTCAATCTCTTGGGGATGGGGTATTCATCCAATAATGGCAAAATTACTGAGCAGGTAATGCTCAGTGCTGCTGATGGATTTGAGAATCCAGTATCTGACTTTATGAATGCCTATCTTGAAGATTTATATAAGATCCATGTAAGCATGCGGGAAAAAACACTCAATGAGCAGAATCTTCGCCAACTCATGGAAAACTCTGTGTCTTCATGTTTCTTAAGCGAACAAAATATTAATAAATTACTCAACGAAGCGAAAAAAAGACCTTACCAATCTTTAACTGAAATACACCAGCATCTCTCTGGCCTACAAACTTTTGCCGATGCAGCCCTTCCCTTACTCTCTGCCGCATTACCCGGAACCAGTAAGCTATTGCGCCGTGAGCAAGACTATGGACGTCCACCAGTTATAGCAATTCAGGATTCCACGTTTGTGGTTCCTTATAATTTCAAAGGTATTGGCTTTAATGAGAACCTTATATCTTCTGCACCTGTAGTAACTTCATTACATTTTATTGCTGAACACGCTAAATACACCCTGCTCTCCTGGCCCGAATTTTACCGTCACCATGCACAGAGATGGTTCGAAATGGCTAAAGGATATGGTAGCCAAAATATCGACTTTCACCCTCAGTCACTTTTGATCTCCCCTGAAGGACGCTGTATGGGAATAGCCTTACTTTATCTCCATACTGAAAATACTGATCATTATGGTATTCTACAGGAAAACCTCATGACAGTCAGTGCACTCCATCAGACCTATAATCGTGATAAGCTGCCTCTAACTAAAGATGATAATACCCTACTGACCAGAACTCAGCGTCTGATTGAAATGCTGCAGTATCAGGGAAATAGACATATTACCGACGAATCGCTACTTCAAAAGACCGCATGGAAACCACAAAACCTATCCCGATTGTTTCTTGAAAAAGGTGTTAAGCGTGCTCTGATAACCACGCCTACCCATACCCTGGTACTGCAACAACTGGAAGATATTTTCCGGATCACTGATCCAAACTTTGGACACGCAGATTTCCGTTCTCTTCTGGATGCTCTGAAGTTTATTGAGGCTAGCATACAATTAACCCCAACACTTCAGGAGCATTATGGCCTATTAAACAAAAAGATTAGTGAAAATATACAAGTACATTATGCCGATTCAGATATGATCTGGAACAAGCTGTTACCAGTTAATGATGCAGGACTGAGCACCCGCCCTCAGCGCACCACCGCAGACCGCCTGGCGGCTCTGGCTGAACCGGTCGCCGTTGCTGGTATCTCCCTGCCTGTAAAAACACTCTATGATATCGGCGCCACCCTCGACGGCCGGCGCATCACTGCGCTCCCCGCTCCGGAGCACATCCCCTCCCTGCGCCTGAATGGTGATGTACTGCATGATTATCTCTCCCGCACCGTCCTCACTCCGGAACAGGCGGATAACATTCGAAAAATTCTGCAGACTCAGGGACTGTATAGCGGCACCCGGCCCATCGACCCGGATATGATTAACGGGACACCCGATGATATGGTCTCATCACTGGTTCGCCTGCAACGGCAGGCGACACGGATAAAACAGCAACTCGCCGGCGTACTGGATACCCTGCAGCAGCGCTTCCGGCGTATTACCCCCTCATCCGGTCGTCCTCTTTCTGTTGAACAGATTGAGCTGACTGATATCGGGAGCGGGCGATTCAGTCTTCAGGTCAGTGATGGTGAAAAGCAACACACTGTTTCTGTGGAAGCGCCGGAAGTGGTGTCCCGTTTTCAGAAACTTTCTTCCATGCTTTCGGCACTCCCTGCCAGTGGGGTCATGGATTTCGATCTCGGCATGAGTGTGGTCGGTATTGTTCAGTATGCCCGCATGCTGCAGCAGGGGCAGGAAAGCAGTATTCTGGCCCATGTCAACCTGGCCATGGACGCCAAACAGTTAGCCGAGGCCACTCTCGGTAGCATGATCCAGATTGCCGGGAATAAATTTCTCAATACAGAGGGGATCCAGGGATTCCGGCTGGAAAGTGCCGTCGCTGAAGGTCTGCGCTCAGCGGCGACCCGTACCGGAGGCACAATGGGCAAGGCGCTCTCCGCCAGTGCCCGCGTTCTTGAACTGCCCGTACTGGAAACCGCTCTTGGTACCTGGAATCTGTACAACAGTGTCACCCAGCTCCGGCAGGCCACACGCCATTCTGATATTATGGCGGCCCGGGTACAGGTCGCCTTTGACTCCATCTCTCTGGGACTGACGGTGGCTTCTGCGGTCTTTCCTCCTCTTATTATTGCCGCCGGGCCTGTGGCCGCTATTGGGATGGGGGCTCCCGCTATTGCCCGCAATGTGGCACTGAAAGAAGAGCGCTATGAACAATGGCTGAAATATAAAAAATTCCTGACTGACGGCAGTAAACACATTGTCGTGGCCTCTCCGGAAAGAGGTGTGCTGGATTTCTCCGGAAACCAGGTACTGGGAAAAATGGAGCTGGATCTGCGACAGTCTCCCCCCGTCCTGCGGGGAGAACGCTCTTTTAACGCTGACCGGAAAATCGGTCATCGTCCTGACCTGGGGGACTGGCAAATTCGTGAGAAGGTGGGTTATGCCTACAGCATCAGCCCCTACCACGCCCTGGCACACGGCTACGCCAACAGTAAATGGCCCCGGACCCTGCCGGAAATCCCGGCGGGAGAGTATGACACCATTATTCTGGGCTACGGTCACCAGTATAAGGCCAGTACAGAAATAGAATATCTGTCCAACAAAGTGGTCTGGCGGGAAGCGGTCGCGGACAGCAATTCCCGCGACTGGCGTCCTCCACTGGAAGTGCTTAACAGTCAGTGTTCCGTGACCGCAGGAGAGCGGAAGACCACCATACTTCCCCTGAGGGTGCTCAGCGACCTGACACCGGAACGCACAGCACAGGCAATATCACTGAAAGATTACAGGTTCATACTGAAAGGGGGAACCGGTGGCCTGACGGTTCAGGTCGGCGGAGCGGGATATTATGATATTGATGCGATGCCGGCGGCAAAAGAGAATACGCTCTCCTTTCGCGGACTGCCGGAAGCGTTTCCGCTCACCTTTGATTTATCAAAACAAACGCAGTCTGTCATGCTGAAAACAACGGACGGTGACGTGCCGGTAATGACCATCACCCAGAAGGGAATAAACACCCTGGTCGGTACCACTGCCGGCGAAAACTGGCTGACGGGTAACGATAAGGACAATACCTTCCATACGAGTTCCGGCGGAGGTACTGTCATCTCCGGTGGCGGGAATAACCGCTATATTGTCCCCCGCGATTTAAAAAAACCGCTGACCCTGATGCTGTCCGGTAACTCGGTCTCTCACGAAATCCTTCTGCCAGAAACAGCCCTGACAGAATTAAAGCCCACCGTTCTTGATCTGAGCCTGATTTACTGGACCGGGAACAATATAAAGGTTCAGCCGGAAGAGGAAGCGCAACTGAACCGTTTTGCCGGAAACTTCAGGGGACATACCCGTGATGGTATTACTCTGGAAGCAGTTTCCCGGGAAAAGGGGCTCCAGCTGGCGGTTTCATTATGTGATGTTCAGCGCTGGCAGGCTGTTTATCCGGAAGAAAATAACAGACCAGACGCCATACTGGACAGGCTGCATGATATGGGATGGAGCCTGGCCCCCCGGGTCCGGTTCCGGGGGGGAGAAACATCTGCCAGCTATGACCCCCTGACCCGTCAGATCGTTTACCAGCTTCAGGAGCGTTACTCGGAATTCCGGCTGACCGGCAGCCGCCATTACTCCACGGCGCTCACCGGCACCCCCGGAAGCCGGTATATCATCATGGAGCCGGATACAGCACAGCTATCTCCGGTGCATGTCATTCTGGCCGGTGACAGTGAGCATCCGGAAACGATTGATTTGCTTGAGGCCGACCCGGTTCTGGTTGAAGGGAAAAAAGACAAAAACAGCGTGATATTATCCATCGCATCCGTTACGTATTCCCTTCAGCTGACAATATCCGGGATCGAAGGATCGCTGCCCGGGACAACCCGTGTGGCAATTCAGCCTCAGGATACCCGTTCACTGAGTGATGTCCTCCGGCTGTTACCGGATAATGGTAACTGGGTGGCTCTTTTCCGCAGTGGTTATACTCCGGTGATAAACCGGCTGGAAAATCTGATGACACAGAACCAGGTCATGATGTTCCTGCCCCGCATATCCGGAAGTGCAGAGCAGGTATTGTGCCTTGAAAACCTGAGTGGTGTCAGGAAGAAAGTGGAGGGTGAGTTACTGTCAGGGAAGCTGAAAGGGGCGTGGAAAGCAGAGGGGGTGCCCCCTGTTCCGGTACATATCTCAGAACTGAATATCCCCCCCCATTCCCGGCTGTATCTGGTTTTTGAAGGAACAGAGAATGTGTTGCTGCGTGGCAAGGTACATGCCGCTCCGTTGAAAATCAAATCCGCCGGAGAGATGCGGTTGTCTGAAGGACAGTGGCAGCCTCAGGAACATATTATTGTCAATCCCGACAACGATGCCCCATCCCTGATACTTGAGGGATTTCGTCGTTTCAGTCTTGTACCGGATGCAATATTTTCTTTAAAACTGATGTGCCATCAGGGTATGGTCCGCATCGACCGCAGGACATTATCGGTCAGACTGTTCTATCTGCGTGAACAGTCAGGTATCGGCAGTTTACGTCTGACGTTCAGGAATTTTTTCACAGAAGTGATGGATACCACCGACAGGGAAATTCTGGAAAAAGAGCTGAGACCGATCCTGATAGGAGACACACACCGCTTTATCAACCCAGCCTACAAAAATCATCTGAATATCCGGTTAGGGGAAGGCGTTCTGAATCTGGCGGAGATTGTGGCGGAATACGCCCGTATTCAGAAGGAAGAAACGTCAAAAATATCATATACATATAAAGGTGCCATGCAAAGAAGTCCGGAGGGACTTTCTCTGGTAGAAAACGCGGTTATGACCACCCGTCTGACAACAGATTCGGGGAAAAAATTCCCGTCCTTCCACGCATGGTTCATTGAGGGGTTATCTGAACGCTATGAGAGCTTACCTGCGGCACGGAAAGCAGAAAGTGTATATTACCTGACCGCAGAAGGCGACCTGCAGATAACCTCTCAGGTCGCTGAAAAAAGGGTGAATCAGGCAATGATTGTCTCCCTGTCAAACTACCGGCAACAGTGGGAAAAATATCCTTTAAGCATTTTATCCGAAATCCCCGGCGCCAATAATACGGTTCTTCATTCGGTTCTCAGGGTCAATGGCCCGACAATACAGGAGCGCATGATTGATTACAGGGGGAAAGAGGACAACAATCCCACAGTATCTTTCTCAGATATGATGGTCATTGAGGGTGAACAGATGCTGCATCATGACTCACGAACCTCAAGACAATTCCATTCCAGAGAAGACGCCATGCTGTGGGAATTGCAGCAACGGGTATCAGGCGCTCCCCGCGCCCGGGCGCAGGATCACTG